One part of the Bdellovibrio bacteriovorus genome encodes these proteins:
- a CDS encoding DUF6624 domain-containing protein, with protein MSYAEEILHLMREDEAVREALAATGELFQGYNAQMEKVHLRNARKLNDLIVEKGFPTIDLVGEEACTAALRIILHAISWPEFMRMQEPVLIDLAKNGKVPKSYVAILIDRIRFYEGRKQVYGTNADWDENGILRITDVEDEKNLNNRRAEMGLDPIESLVITPMDGEYHPPEPEKRHKEFIEWTFKTGWRNND; from the coding sequence ATGAGCTATGCAGAAGAAATCCTGCACCTGATGCGTGAAGACGAGGCCGTGCGTGAAGCACTGGCTGCCACGGGCGAGTTGTTTCAGGGTTACAACGCCCAGATGGAAAAAGTTCACCTGCGCAATGCCAGAAAACTGAATGACCTGATTGTTGAAAAAGGCTTCCCCACAATCGACCTTGTCGGCGAAGAGGCCTGCACCGCCGCTTTAAGAATCATTTTGCACGCAATCAGTTGGCCAGAGTTCATGCGCATGCAGGAACCCGTGCTGATTGATCTGGCCAAGAATGGAAAAGTCCCTAAAAGTTACGTTGCCATTCTGATTGACCGTATTCGTTTCTATGAGGGACGAAAGCAGGTTTACGGCACCAATGCCGACTGGGATGAAAACGGCATCCTGCGCATCACCGATGTTGAGGATGAAAAAAATCTCAACAACCGAAGAGCCGAAATGGGACTTGATCCCATAGAAAGTCTCGTGATCACCCCGATGGACGGCGAATATCACCCGCCAGAACCCGAAAAGCGACACAAAGAATTCATTGAATGGACCTTTAAAACCGGATGGAGAAACAATGACTAA
- the add gene encoding adenosine deaminase, with translation MERLYSHNIRDILKVDLHRHLDCSVRWSTILELAPQVGIPLAPTSQGQKDQFLITGPMKDLGSVLNKFMNAQKVLASEEILTRVAYEACEDAFNDGVRLLELRYAPTFIADGHKSLTFEKIHRSLLKGIEQARKQFPMLIGLICIVQRIKSFDVAEKVVDFAIDHKDSFLALDLADNEEGFDPKVFAPLFQKAKKAGLRITVHSGETPSPVSAHWVRDSIEILGAERIGHGIQIINDPSVLELVKDRRIPLEICPISNYLTQSFPTYEEHPIRRLMQAGVLVTINSDDPGVFATTLSDDYEVLHRVHGFTKEDFHKCNQIAFDASFIPDIEKNRIMGEFFG, from the coding sequence ATGGAAAGGCTCTATTCTCACAATATTCGCGACATCCTGAAAGTGGATCTGCACCGTCATTTGGACTGCTCAGTGCGTTGGAGCACCATTCTGGAACTGGCTCCGCAAGTGGGCATTCCGCTGGCCCCCACCTCCCAGGGGCAAAAGGATCAGTTTTTGATTACGGGTCCCATGAAGGACCTGGGTTCGGTGCTGAATAAGTTCATGAATGCACAGAAAGTTCTGGCCAGTGAAGAAATCCTGACCCGCGTCGCCTATGAAGCTTGTGAGGACGCCTTTAATGACGGAGTTCGTCTTCTTGAGTTGCGTTATGCGCCGACCTTTATCGCCGATGGACACAAATCCCTGACTTTCGAAAAGATCCACCGCTCTTTGCTAAAAGGCATCGAACAAGCCCGCAAACAGTTCCCGATGCTGATCGGCCTGATCTGCATCGTTCAAAGGATCAAGTCCTTTGACGTTGCGGAAAAAGTTGTGGATTTCGCCATTGACCACAAAGACAGCTTTTTGGCTCTGGACCTGGCAGACAACGAAGAGGGCTTTGATCCGAAAGTCTTTGCTCCCCTGTTCCAAAAAGCCAAAAAGGCGGGCCTGCGCATCACCGTGCATTCTGGTGAAACGCCAAGCCCGGTTTCTGCTCATTGGGTTCGCGACAGCATCGAGATCCTGGGTGCAGAACGAATTGGGCATGGCATTCAGATCATCAACGACCCGTCCGTATTGGAACTGGTGAAAGACCGCCGCATTCCCCTAGAGATTTGCCCGATCAGCAACTATCTGACCCAGTCCTTCCCGACTTACGAAGAACACCCGATCCGCAGGCTGATGCAGGCAGGCGTTCTGGTCACGATCAATTCCGACGATCCCGGCGTATTTGCAACGACTTTGAGTGATGACTATGAAGTCCTTCACCGCGTGCATGGCTTTACCAAAGAGGACTTCCACAAATGCAATCAGATCGCCTTTGATGCGAGCTTCATTCCGGACATCGAAAAAAACCGCATCATGGGGGAATTCTTCGGATGA
- a CDS encoding DUF333 domain-containing protein, whose translation MKMLAMISVWILVASAAWADLKIYDGKVYKPLKVQEYQKLKLSVDCFKGKTPSCDAWKAAQKQAPRANLPQALAGNPAARYCLDAGGENRIAKSDKGAEFDYCMFKDGSMIEAWGLYLKFNPVSERK comes from the coding sequence ATGAAAATGCTTGCGATGATTTCAGTTTGGATTTTGGTGGCGTCGGCAGCCTGGGCAGACCTGAAGATTTATGATGGCAAAGTATATAAGCCGTTGAAGGTGCAGGAATACCAGAAATTGAAATTGTCAGTGGATTGTTTTAAGGGAAAAACCCCAAGTTGTGATGCGTGGAAGGCCGCTCAGAAACAGGCCCCTCGCGCAAATCTGCCTCAAGCCCTCGCGGGAAATCCCGCTGCCAGATATTGTCTGGATGCCGGGGGCGAAAACCGCATCGCCAAATCAGACAAGGGTGCCGAGTTTGACTATTGCATGTTTAAAGACGGCTCGATGATCGAAGCCTGGGGACTTTATCTGAAGTTTAATCCCGTCAGCGAAAGAAAATAA
- a CDS encoding transketolase C-terminal domain-containing protein → MTEPIQIKTKLAGNPTQEPQFKSFVKSKDGRQIPVADPNATRALVSLMDMNAVLGGAASHYGGPAALAELMSALHGHVFDVAARENKQWYDLFHIVNDAGHCENGLYALKANYKMAGLTLDSLKKFRSIESGLTGHGEVHCFPEGVFISNGPLGSAFPQTQGVAMGEAISGKNRVTVTTISDGACMEGEAKEAFAAIPGLAKTGKMGPYVLIISDNNTKLSGRIDAESFSMTPTFASLKDLGWNVINLAEGNDLQKCYDTIVNAIEQAKANPMAPVVIHAKTVKGIGTKKTAESATGGHGFPLKSPSELPAFVGEILGGAALPDVFNTWIAELNKWEADIKASGVKDSGEKIQVGISSAMVRARKAGFPVLSVTSDLPGSTGVAGFRKEFPQDSFDVGIAESNMVSTAAGLSKLGYIPVVDTFAQFGVTKGALPLTMGALSEAPVIAVFSHTGFQDAADGASHQALSYVAMVSSIPHVDVYSLSCSEEADALMYTVIENFAKARKEGKVPNSAVFFLGRENFPKTYVAGTSYDLRKAQVLADTTAGKTKSVAIATTGSLVPQALQAAKDLESKGVGAVVVNCACVNHVDVATFKTVLEKTQGHLITVEDHQLLGGFGQILTHALMNADVTFKVKSLGVHGEFGQSAYTAADLYRKHKVDASAIVETTGTFFQKSGAW, encoded by the coding sequence ATGACAGAACCGATTCAGATCAAAACAAAACTCGCAGGCAACCCTACTCAAGAACCTCAATTCAAAAGCTTTGTTAAAAGCAAAGACGGACGTCAGATTCCAGTGGCCGATCCTAACGCGACTCGCGCCCTTGTTTCTTTGATGGATATGAACGCCGTCCTTGGTGGCGCGGCTTCTCACTATGGCGGTCCTGCTGCTTTGGCGGAACTTATGTCCGCACTGCACGGTCATGTGTTTGATGTGGCGGCTCGTGAAAACAAGCAATGGTATGACCTGTTCCATATCGTGAACGACGCAGGTCACTGCGAAAACGGTCTGTATGCTTTGAAAGCCAATTACAAAATGGCGGGTCTGACTTTGGACAGCCTTAAAAAATTCCGTTCGATCGAAAGCGGTCTGACGGGTCACGGTGAAGTGCACTGCTTCCCGGAAGGGGTGTTTATCTCCAACGGTCCTTTGGGTTCTGCGTTCCCGCAGACTCAAGGTGTGGCGATGGGCGAGGCGATCTCTGGCAAAAACCGTGTGACGGTGACCACGATCTCTGACGGTGCCTGCATGGAAGGTGAAGCGAAAGAAGCTTTCGCGGCAATTCCGGGTCTGGCAAAAACCGGCAAGATGGGTCCTTATGTTTTGATCATCAGCGATAACAACACGAAACTTTCCGGTCGTATCGATGCGGAATCTTTCTCGATGACTCCGACCTTCGCGTCTTTGAAGGACCTGGGTTGGAATGTGATCAACCTTGCTGAAGGCAATGATCTGCAAAAATGTTACGACACGATTGTTAACGCTATCGAGCAGGCCAAAGCCAATCCGATGGCGCCGGTTGTAATCCACGCAAAAACCGTGAAAGGCATCGGCACCAAGAAAACCGCAGAATCCGCAACGGGCGGTCACGGTTTCCCTCTGAAAAGCCCTTCTGAATTGCCTGCATTCGTTGGCGAAATTCTGGGTGGCGCGGCTTTGCCGGATGTTTTCAATACCTGGATTGCTGAACTGAACAAATGGGAAGCGGACATCAAAGCCAGCGGTGTGAAAGATTCCGGTGAAAAAATTCAAGTCGGCATTTCTTCCGCGATGGTGCGTGCACGCAAAGCCGGTTTCCCGGTTTTGAGTGTGACTTCGGATCTGCCAGGTTCCACAGGGGTTGCGGGCTTCCGTAAAGAATTCCCTCAAGATTCCTTCGACGTGGGTATCGCAGAATCCAACATGGTTTCAACAGCGGCGGGTTTGTCCAAGCTGGGTTACATCCCGGTTGTTGATACCTTTGCTCAGTTTGGTGTGACCAAAGGCGCTTTGCCTCTGACGATGGGTGCATTGTCTGAAGCGCCGGTGATTGCGGTGTTTTCTCACACCGGTTTCCAGGATGCGGCGGACGGGGCTTCCCACCAAGCGCTCAGCTATGTGGCGATGGTTTCCTCCATCCCGCATGTGGATGTGTATTCCCTGTCTTGCAGTGAAGAAGCCGACGCTTTGATGTACACGGTGATTGAAAACTTCGCCAAAGCCCGCAAGGAAGGTAAAGTTCCGAATTCAGCGGTGTTCTTCTTGGGTCGTGAAAACTTCCCTAAGACCTATGTGGCTGGTACTTCCTATGACTTGCGTAAAGCGCAGGTTCTGGCGGACACGACAGCGGGTAAAACCAAGTCTGTGGCGATTGCAACGACAGGTTCTTTGGTCCCACAAGCTTTGCAGGCGGCTAAAGATCTTGAATCCAAAGGTGTGGGTGCGGTTGTTGTGAACTGTGCCTGTGTGAACCATGTGGACGTGGCGACCTTCAAAACTGTTTTGGAAAAAACTCAAGGGCACTTGATCACGGTGGAAGATCACCAGTTGCTGGGTGGTTTTGGTCAGATTCTGACTCATGCTCTGATGAATGCCGATGTGACCTTCAAGGTGAAAAGCCTGGGTGTTCACGGCGAATTCGGTCAAAGTGCTTACACGGCGGCTGACCTTTATCGCAAACACAAGGTGGATGCGTCCGCGATCGTCGAAACCACGGGCACCTTCTTCCAAAAAAGCGGCGCCTGGTAA